From a single Planococcus shenhongbingii genomic region:
- a CDS encoding gluconate:H+ symporter encodes MDWIIDSLPIISVALGVALLLFLNMKVKLNSFLALLISAIFVGILNGLRLPAVIESIKAGFGGTLGSLALIIGLGAVLGKLMVDSGAAQRVASTLLKKFGVKNIEWAILIVGGIFGISVFYEVAFIILAPLVISIAIEAKVSYMRLGMTMVAAATMAHSLFPPQPGPTALVAAYGADMGMVYILGVVVFVPAVIAAGVILPRLLRNLDKPVPPLLKKPKEFADDEMPGFAISILVPLLPAIIITSATIINYFIEEGTLIHDIVNFFGSAEISMLLAVLVAIYVFGLRRGRKMHEVMDSFSGAISSIAMIILIVGAGGAFKQIILDSGVGDYIATMMQNTSVSPLIMAWVITAILRIATGTGVVSAITAAGIVGPMIDTFDVNPVLMVLATAAGSNTITHVNDASFWLFKEYFNLSIKETFRTWGLLLLTTSLVGLGVVLLLSLFI; translated from the coding sequence ATGGATTGGATTATTGATTCGCTGCCGATTATCTCGGTAGCACTAGGCGTAGCCTTGCTGTTGTTCTTGAATATGAAAGTGAAACTGAACAGTTTTCTTGCGTTACTGATTTCTGCAATTTTTGTCGGGATTTTAAACGGTTTAAGATTGCCGGCTGTTATTGAATCGATCAAAGCCGGTTTCGGCGGCACACTCGGAAGCTTGGCGCTTATTATCGGTCTGGGTGCTGTTCTTGGTAAATTGATGGTCGACTCAGGAGCTGCGCAACGTGTAGCTTCAACCTTATTGAAAAAATTCGGTGTAAAAAACATTGAATGGGCGATTCTAATCGTCGGCGGTATCTTCGGGATTTCCGTATTCTATGAAGTGGCTTTCATTATTTTAGCCCCGCTTGTCATCAGTATTGCCATTGAAGCAAAAGTTTCGTATATGCGCCTTGGGATGACTATGGTTGCCGCTGCTACAATGGCGCACAGTTTGTTCCCGCCACAGCCAGGCCCAACCGCACTTGTCGCTGCGTACGGTGCGGACATGGGTATGGTTTACATACTTGGAGTAGTAGTATTTGTGCCTGCAGTTATTGCGGCAGGAGTAATTTTGCCAAGATTGCTGCGCAATCTGGATAAACCGGTTCCGCCTCTTTTGAAAAAACCGAAAGAATTTGCGGACGATGAAATGCCTGGCTTTGCTATCAGTATTTTAGTGCCATTATTGCCAGCTATTATCATCACAAGTGCTACAATCATCAACTATTTTATTGAAGAAGGAACTCTGATCCACGATATCGTCAACTTCTTCGGCAGTGCCGAAATTTCAATGCTTCTTGCTGTATTGGTCGCTATTTATGTCTTTGGCCTTCGCCGTGGACGCAAAATGCATGAAGTCATGGATTCGTTCTCAGGGGCAATCTCAAGCATCGCCATGATCATCTTGATTGTCGGTGCCGGTGGTGCCTTCAAACAAATCATTTTGGATTCTGGTGTTGGCGATTACATCGCGACGATGATGCAGAACACAAGCGTTTCACCATTGATCATGGCTTGGGTTATTACAGCCATCCTGCGTATTGCTACCGGTACAGGCGTTGTATCAGCTATTACCGCTGCGGGTATTGTAGGTCCGATGATAGATACATTTGACGTTAACCCAGTGTTGATGGTGCTTGCAACTGCTGCAGGAAGTAACACGATCACTCACGTGAACGATGCGTCGTTCTGGCTGTTCAAAGAGTACTTCAACTTGTCGATCAAAGAGACATTTAGAACTTGGGGTCTTCTTCTATTGACCACTTCTCTTGTAGGTCTTGGAGTTGTTCTGCTTCTCAGCTTGTTTATCTAA
- a CDS encoding M28 family metallopeptidase, with the protein MQTTEKLSAFENELRADVSKKGLMEFTKEIAKEVRLSGSEEELRAFEYAKSQLESFGLQTELLFSDAYISIPLSASLHINGKEFDCITHAMSKPVKDLVAEIVDLGNGSEEAYQSNNVKGKVALIDGLATPAGVQKAASYGVAAVLFVNARYTHEMIVSPVWGTPVPKTVPYLPNTPVVSVNFENGQSIRKEIQDKRSECRISTEVDTGFRSIPTLTAEIKGSEDPEKFVMFSGHIDSWHYGVMDNGTANAVMLEVARILSQHPEKLKRTLRLAFWSGHSHGRYAGSAWYCDTHWEELHENCVLHVNVDSVGAKDAVVLTEANCMKETQGFAKEVIGTLTGEEYEGSRFGRAGDQSFWGTGTPSIFMGLSEQVPSDEPAAAAFKNLFGGGKAGGFGWWWHTTEDTIDKIDPDFLKRDCEIYLILVYRALTNPLIPVNILEGVKEIEEGLTEWHQKAQGRFDLSVAVERAQQLKQSTEKFQHAIAGLESEDKERISWANETIMELSRILVPLNYVKGNIFDHDFALKQPVIPKLAELDQLLQAEKDSNEFQFLYTSLLRSRNEVNFALKKASQAVEQVLQQIV; encoded by the coding sequence TTGCAGACAACAGAAAAACTATCGGCATTTGAAAATGAACTGCGGGCAGATGTTTCAAAAAAAGGCCTCATGGAGTTTACAAAAGAAATTGCGAAAGAAGTTCGACTTTCAGGATCTGAAGAAGAACTAAGAGCATTTGAATATGCAAAAAGCCAGTTGGAAAGTTTTGGACTGCAAACGGAATTGTTGTTCAGCGATGCTTACATCTCAATTCCGTTGAGCGCTTCGCTTCATATTAACGGTAAGGAATTTGACTGTATCACACATGCCATGTCGAAACCCGTCAAAGACTTAGTAGCTGAAATTGTTGATCTAGGCAATGGTTCAGAGGAAGCTTATCAGTCCAATAACGTTAAAGGAAAAGTTGCTCTGATCGATGGGTTAGCAACTCCAGCAGGCGTTCAAAAAGCAGCTTCATATGGTGTAGCTGCCGTACTTTTTGTGAATGCCAGATATACGCATGAAATGATTGTGTCTCCCGTTTGGGGTACGCCAGTTCCAAAAACTGTTCCCTATTTGCCAAATACTCCAGTGGTTTCCGTAAATTTTGAGAATGGACAGTCTATCCGAAAAGAGATTCAGGATAAAAGAAGTGAATGCAGAATTTCAACAGAAGTAGATACCGGTTTCCGTTCTATTCCGACCTTAACAGCCGAAATCAAAGGAAGTGAAGATCCGGAAAAATTCGTCATGTTCAGTGGCCATATTGATTCCTGGCATTACGGAGTTATGGACAATGGGACTGCCAATGCAGTGATGTTAGAAGTAGCCAGAATTCTTTCCCAGCATCCAGAAAAATTGAAGCGCACACTCCGGCTGGCATTTTGGTCCGGGCATTCTCACGGGCGATATGCAGGCTCGGCCTGGTATTGCGACACTCATTGGGAAGAGCTGCATGAAAACTGTGTTCTTCATGTCAATGTGGATTCGGTAGGCGCAAAGGATGCCGTTGTTTTAACGGAAGCGAATTGCATGAAGGAAACGCAAGGTTTTGCAAAAGAAGTGATCGGGACATTAACTGGAGAAGAATATGAAGGTTCCCGGTTTGGGCGTGCAGGCGATCAATCATTTTGGGGAACCGGTACACCTTCAATTTTCATGGGGCTATCTGAACAAGTGCCTTCTGATGAACCGGCGGCTGCAGCTTTTAAGAACTTATTCGGCGGAGGAAAAGCAGGCGGCTTTGGCTGGTGGTGGCATACGACTGAAGATACAATCGATAAAATCGATCCAGACTTCTTAAAACGGGATTGTGAAATTTATTTGATACTGGTTTATCGGGCTTTAACCAATCCGTTAATTCCAGTCAACATATTGGAAGGCGTAAAGGAGATTGAAGAGGGATTAACAGAGTGGCATCAGAAAGCACAAGGGAGATTCGATTTGTCTGTTGCTGTTGAACGGGCACAGCAGCTGAAGCAGTCCACTGAAAAATTCCAGCACGCAATAGCAGGATTGGAGAGCGAAGACAAAGAACGCATTTCGTGGGCAAATGAAACCATAATGGAACTTTCCCGAATTCTGGTCCCTTTAAATTATGTAAAAGGAAACATTTTTGATCACGATTTTGCACTTAAACAACCAGTTATTCCGAAACTTGCTGAATTGGATCAATTGCTTCAAGCAGAAAAGGATTCAAATGAGTTTCAGTTCCTGTATACCTCTTTGCTTCGGAGCAGAAATGAAGTGAATTTTGCTTTAAAGAAGGCAAGTCAGGCTGTGGAACAAGTGCTTCAGCAAATAGTCTAG
- a CDS encoding mandelate racemase/muconate lactonizing enzyme family protein encodes MLIKKVEVKLITTPFNVKFRTSYGAMPTSQSHIIVRITDEDGAIGMGEASPLPFFTGESAQMMKLAIERELGPAIIGENVFSVEKIHQKMNAVLYPATGAKSAVDMALWDLKGKKLNAPVYQLLGGEQKSVPVAYALGEDVPEQMERMAQQKAKEGFRTIKVKVGLNPEKDIKTIKNIRQSVGEDVQIRVDANQGYTVKETLTVLEEIQDLAIEYMEQPVPYWNTDGLAEVRKYSTIPIMADESIHSIHQAMELSKKRAVDLFGIKLIKCAGITNALKIAHIAEAAGIDCVLISPWDTQLGTHAGGHLSMVFSNKYAQELVGPHYLTDDPFASDVKKTSYKPTNLPGFGVPDTFTHLMEEH; translated from the coding sequence ATGCTGATTAAGAAAGTTGAAGTAAAGCTGATCACAACCCCTTTCAATGTGAAGTTTCGGACAAGCTATGGGGCTATGCCGACCAGCCAGTCCCATATCATAGTCAGAATTACTGATGAGGATGGGGCGATAGGGATGGGTGAAGCGTCCCCGCTTCCTTTTTTCACAGGCGAAAGCGCTCAAATGATGAAACTGGCAATTGAAAGGGAACTTGGTCCTGCAATCATCGGAGAAAATGTGTTTTCAGTTGAAAAAATCCATCAAAAAATGAATGCGGTGTTATATCCGGCGACTGGAGCGAAATCTGCTGTCGATATGGCGCTGTGGGATTTGAAAGGCAAAAAACTGAATGCCCCTGTTTATCAATTGTTAGGCGGTGAACAGAAATCCGTTCCTGTCGCCTATGCTTTAGGGGAAGACGTTCCTGAACAAATGGAAAGGATGGCCCAGCAAAAAGCCAAGGAAGGATTTCGGACGATCAAAGTAAAAGTGGGTCTGAATCCTGAAAAGGATATTAAAACGATTAAAAATATCCGTCAATCTGTAGGAGAGGATGTGCAGATCCGGGTAGATGCAAATCAAGGTTATACCGTAAAAGAAACATTAACCGTATTAGAAGAAATTCAAGACCTTGCAATTGAATACATGGAGCAGCCGGTTCCTTACTGGAATACCGATGGCCTTGCTGAGGTGCGGAAATACTCAACTATCCCGATTATGGCTGATGAAAGTATTCATTCCATTCATCAAGCAATGGAGTTAAGTAAAAAAAGGGCTGTCGATCTTTTTGGCATAAAGCTGATCAAGTGTGCTGGCATCACGAATGCTTTGAAAATTGCTCATATAGCAGAAGCAGCGGGAATCGATTGCGTATTAATCAGTCCTTGGGATACACAGCTTGGCACTCATGCAGGAGGGCATCTTTCCATGGTCTTTTCTAACAAATATGCCCAAGAGCTTGTTGGACCTCATTACCTGACGGATGACCCATTTGCTTCAGATGTTAAAAAAACCAGTTATAAACCAACTAATCTCCCGGGGTTTGGCGTACCGGATACTTTCACGCATTTGATGGAAGAGCATTGA
- a CDS encoding MFS transporter, with the protein MKTYQWVVVVFVSMVHFSAFTQRMDIVPFLVDLRDVYDVGYAEVGGLASAFLLGYALFQIPAGMLADRYSPKLLIFIGVSVMFAASLLFAVLEVFWLALVLRFIMGLSSAMLFSPGIKLVSTFTPSDKRGVSIGIMEGGAGLGMLMTLTVLPILSLYVDFRILFIFLSFLLLVLLISFLFLPAYNKKEVEAEKQSEGSRLKRLSLIELIKKPIVLRLVGISFFGLFGLHGFITWLPTYLETLGGFSKNQVGGIMAVTMISQIIMGPVSGKVSDWMGERRTTLIAGSIMMAVSSVWLLAFKDSGIYFAAVLIGAGISWAMAPMLTIASELIKESEGAVISIINTVGQSASAISGYVYGLIFEWTGHFQWIWFSCLLMFTIRIALSLGKLEEKGSGTSREETENA; encoded by the coding sequence ATGAAGACCTATCAATGGGTGGTTGTCGTTTTTGTCAGCATGGTGCATTTTTCAGCTTTCACGCAAAGGATGGATATTGTTCCGTTCCTTGTAGACTTAAGAGATGTCTATGATGTTGGATATGCGGAAGTGGGAGGACTTGCTTCAGCCTTTTTACTTGGATATGCTCTTTTTCAAATTCCTGCAGGCATGCTAGCGGACCGTTACTCACCGAAACTGCTTATCTTTATCGGTGTCTCTGTGATGTTTGCAGCGTCTCTGCTATTTGCGGTTCTTGAGGTGTTTTGGCTAGCGCTTGTTCTTAGGTTCATTATGGGCCTATCTTCGGCGATGTTATTTTCACCGGGAATAAAACTGGTGTCCACTTTTACTCCAAGTGATAAAAGAGGCGTTAGCATCGGGATCATGGAAGGCGGAGCAGGGCTCGGGATGTTAATGACCTTAACCGTGTTGCCGATTTTGTCTTTGTATGTTGATTTTCGGATTTTGTTTATTTTTTTATCATTTCTGCTGCTTGTGCTTTTGATCTCGTTCCTGTTTTTGCCTGCATATAACAAGAAAGAAGTTGAGGCGGAAAAGCAAAGTGAGGGATCCCGCTTAAAACGTTTGAGCCTTATTGAATTAATAAAAAAGCCAATTGTTCTGAGATTGGTCGGCATTTCATTTTTCGGTCTTTTTGGCCTTCATGGGTTTATAACGTGGTTGCCGACTTACTTGGAAACGCTTGGCGGATTTTCCAAGAATCAAGTAGGTGGGATCATGGCAGTTACGATGATCAGTCAAATTATTATGGGACCAGTATCGGGAAAAGTATCCGATTGGATGGGGGAAAGGAGAACGACATTAATTGCCGGTTCCATCATGATGGCTGTCAGTTCAGTTTGGTTATTGGCATTCAAAGATTCAGGGATTTACTTTGCTGCTGTTTTGATAGGAGCAGGGATTTCCTGGGCGATGGCTCCGATGTTGACGATTGCGTCAGAACTGATAAAAGAAAGCGAAGGAGCAGTAATTAGCATCATCAATACAGTTGGCCAAAGTGCTTCCGCAATATCTGGTTATGTATACGGTTTAATCTTTGAGTGGACTGGCCATTTTCAATGGATTTGGTTTTCGTGTTTGTTGATGTTCACCATACGGATTGCTCTTTCTTTAGGAAAACTAGAGGAAAAGGGCAGTGGAACTTCCAGGGAAGAGACGGAAAATGCGTAG
- a CDS encoding sodium:solute symporter family transporter, which translates to MFDVSTTFYVVLVIYFIVILGIGYISFRKNKDTEDFLVAGRSIGPVVGGAAFAATQMSAGTFVGTLGIHYLTGSSYIWIWLGMWTGWLIAATVVGPKFQAFKGKTVPDYVGKRYNSKTARGISALLIVTAYTIYLTAQYQAGGNVFQTVFGLPFFWGVFITIGVTLIYTMFGGMRATAYSDFVQAIVMAGCFFAAIPILLIQAGGTEFVGDFLGTFSPNMLTWHYGFIDLLGFGAAFGLSICVAPYELARMYTLRSPKTVRLAVGVSMVFQAIIAVSVTIAGMTIRAMYPYMSTPDIASTIMAINILPPIVGSLIILAIISAIMSTVSGIMIVSASAISHDFYATMLKPHASEKELLRVNRLAVLVLGIIPVFLALRQIDLVQFIVILQASLSASFFFATVLFGLNWKRGTAAGAIVSMVGGFTTALSWYIAGSPFGVNEVIPGVIVSSILYVTVSLFTKPVPQESLRPFFKDIT; encoded by the coding sequence ATGTTTGATGTCAGTACAACATTTTATGTCGTTTTGGTCATTTATTTCATTGTAATTCTTGGGATTGGCTATATCTCTTTCCGAAAAAATAAAGATACGGAAGATTTTTTGGTAGCTGGCCGATCGATCGGTCCGGTTGTTGGTGGAGCCGCATTTGCAGCTACCCAGATGAGTGCGGGTACATTTGTGGGAACTTTAGGGATCCATTATCTAACCGGTTCCAGCTATATATGGATTTGGCTTGGCATGTGGACAGGATGGCTGATTGCAGCTACAGTCGTCGGCCCTAAATTTCAGGCGTTTAAAGGGAAGACCGTACCGGATTATGTGGGGAAACGATATAACAGCAAAACGGCTCGTGGAATTTCGGCTCTTTTGATTGTTACAGCATACACCATTTATTTGACTGCACAATATCAAGCCGGAGGGAATGTTTTCCAAACCGTATTCGGGCTTCCGTTCTTTTGGGGGGTGTTCATTACAATTGGTGTAACATTAATTTACACGATGTTTGGCGGTATGAGAGCGACAGCTTATAGTGATTTTGTTCAAGCGATCGTCATGGCAGGCTGCTTTTTTGCTGCCATTCCTATTTTGCTCATCCAAGCGGGAGGAACTGAATTTGTCGGTGACTTTTTAGGTACATTCAGCCCTAATATGCTGACATGGCATTATGGCTTTATCGATTTGCTTGGGTTTGGAGCGGCATTCGGTTTATCAATATGTGTGGCTCCGTATGAGCTGGCAAGAATGTATACGTTGCGCAGCCCTAAAACGGTAAGACTGGCAGTCGGTGTTTCGATGGTGTTTCAAGCAATTATTGCGGTGTCAGTTACAATTGCGGGAATGACTATTCGGGCAATGTACCCGTATATGAGCACTCCAGATATAGCTTCTACAATAATGGCCATCAATATTTTACCGCCGATTGTCGGTTCGTTAATCATTTTAGCCATTATCTCAGCTATTATGAGTACGGTGTCGGGAATTATGATCGTATCGGCTTCTGCCATTTCCCATGATTTTTATGCAACCATGCTCAAGCCGCATGCATCTGAAAAAGAATTATTGCGGGTGAACAGATTAGCGGTATTGGTCCTGGGAATTATTCCTGTATTTTTAGCTTTAAGGCAAATTGATTTGGTTCAATTTATTGTTATTTTGCAAGCATCGCTTTCGGCCAGCTTCTTTTTTGCTACAGTACTTTTTGGATTGAACTGGAAGCGCGGGACAGCAGCTGGCGCTATTGTTTCCATGGTGGGTGGTTTTACTACAGCATTGTCCTGGTATATCGCAGGCAGCCCGTTTGGAGTGAATGAAGTTATTCCTGGTGTAATTGTCAGCAGTATTTTATACGTAACCGTTAGTTTGTTTACAAAACCTGTGCCCCAAGAATCGCTGCGGCCTTTCTTCAAAGATATAACTTAA
- a CDS encoding M20 family metallopeptidase, producing the protein MENGVVQTVENLKSELVEFLQQMVQIPSENPAGNYVEISQFLKDRLTQWGFKVEVIEVPEEEVKNSGLQTPRKNIIATIEGKQEGPHILFNAHLDTVPAGDPSYWTYPPFSGEIVEGKLYGRGATDSKGRLAAYTMAALALKKSNIPFNGKISIVATCDEETGGALGAGYVTNNKLIEGDMVVVEGYSNQIVRAMAGVLQLKIETEGIPAHAAFKWKGKNAIEKMAKIILELEKLQQNLEKELSSITGMRHTTVNIGVIEGGTKINVVPGTCQIEVDFRVIPEHTLDEIYNRVLAIIEKLQNEDPELKAKVTRISSFETDPTVTSEDSPLINQIQEANKEVNGKSLPVVGMLGQSDSRWFIQNGIPAINFGPGTNDNNLHGYDEFMDIDDLVQTTKVLAILIKNYVGRNSFAEEKF; encoded by the coding sequence ATGGAAAACGGTGTAGTGCAAACTGTTGAAAACTTAAAATCGGAACTTGTCGAGTTTTTACAGCAAATGGTTCAAATTCCTTCTGAAAACCCGGCAGGCAATTATGTAGAAATTAGTCAATTTCTAAAAGATAGGTTAACGCAATGGGGATTTAAAGTAGAGGTCATTGAAGTGCCGGAGGAAGAAGTGAAAAATTCAGGCTTACAAACACCAAGAAAGAATATTATAGCCACGATTGAAGGGAAACAGGAAGGGCCCCATATATTGTTTAACGCGCATTTGGACACTGTGCCAGCAGGAGATCCGTCTTATTGGACCTATCCGCCATTTTCCGGAGAAATTGTTGAAGGAAAATTGTATGGGAGAGGTGCCACAGATTCTAAAGGTCGATTGGCGGCATACACGATGGCGGCATTGGCACTGAAAAAATCAAATATTCCTTTTAATGGAAAAATATCGATTGTAGCAACTTGCGATGAAGAAACAGGAGGTGCTTTGGGAGCCGGGTATGTAACAAATAATAAACTGATTGAAGGAGACATGGTCGTTGTGGAAGGATACAGCAATCAAATCGTCCGGGCAATGGCCGGGGTGCTGCAATTGAAAATTGAAACAGAAGGCATCCCGGCACACGCAGCATTCAAATGGAAAGGCAAAAATGCGATAGAGAAAATGGCGAAAATCATTCTAGAGTTGGAAAAGCTCCAACAAAACCTTGAGAAAGAACTTTCTTCCATCACTGGTATGAGGCATACCACAGTGAACATTGGTGTTATTGAAGGCGGAACCAAGATAAACGTGGTTCCTGGAACTTGTCAAATAGAAGTGGATTTCCGGGTCATTCCTGAACATACTTTGGATGAAATTTATAATAGAGTACTGGCAATCATTGAGAAACTTCAAAATGAAGATCCGGAACTGAAAGCGAAAGTGACTCGAATTTCAAGTTTTGAAACAGATCCTACCGTAACAAGTGAAGATTCCCCATTGATCAACCAAATTCAAGAGGCCAATAAAGAGGTAAACGGAAAGAGTTTGCCGGTTGTTGGTATGCTGGGCCAATCGGATTCCCGGTGGTTTATCCAAAACGGAATTCCGGCAATCAATTTTGGTCCTGGAACAAACGATAACAACTTGCATGGCTACGATGAATTTATGGATATCGACGACTTGGTTCAAACGACAAAAGTGCTGGCTATATTGATCAAAAATTATGTTGGCAGAAACTCATTTGCAGAAGAAAAGTTTTAG
- a CDS encoding zinc-binding dehydrogenase, whose protein sequence is MTPNQSESFSKESEVPATMRAVVIREHGGPEKLSIENVPPPVPNQGEVLIKVEATALNHLDVFVREGLKGPGVHPIHLPHVSGVDIVGRIVKYGKDKPMHRELPEIGDRVVINPAIGCNECRWCRMGEPSMCPNYTILGEHSWGGLAEYVAAPARNIMKVPDHISSELAAAVPVAYTTAWRGVMTVAGVKPSDRVLVVGASGGLGSAQVEIAKAAGATVIGIASTEEKRRKVIEKGADEVFDSTGDWQADVMKWTDGRGVSIVFDSVGAPTMRRSLNTLEMNGKLVLSGATGGDNPDLSIREIYQWHRKILGAPLGNWEDFLQVTELVWKGKLKPSIHSVYPLDEIAEAQIALEKRRHFGKIVIKVSPN, encoded by the coding sequence ATGACTCCCAATCAATCCGAGAGTTTTAGCAAAGAAAGTGAAGTCCCAGCAACAATGCGAGCAGTTGTTATACGAGAACATGGCGGTCCTGAAAAACTTTCTATTGAAAACGTACCACCGCCAGTGCCGAACCAAGGGGAAGTTTTGATAAAAGTAGAAGCAACTGCCTTGAATCATTTAGATGTTTTTGTAAGGGAAGGCTTGAAAGGACCTGGCGTCCATCCCATCCATCTGCCCCATGTGTCAGGAGTAGATATCGTTGGGCGTATCGTTAAATACGGCAAGGACAAACCAATGCATAGAGAATTGCCCGAAATAGGCGATCGAGTAGTGATCAATCCTGCGATTGGCTGCAATGAATGCCGATGGTGCCGAATGGGAGAACCGAGCATGTGCCCGAATTACACCATATTGGGAGAGCATAGTTGGGGTGGTCTGGCAGAATATGTAGCAGCTCCTGCCCGGAATATTATGAAAGTCCCTGATCATATCTCTTCAGAACTTGCGGCAGCGGTGCCAGTAGCCTACACGACTGCTTGGAGAGGAGTGATGACAGTAGCCGGTGTCAAACCTTCCGACCGTGTATTGGTAGTAGGAGCGTCCGGTGGACTGGGATCGGCGCAAGTCGAAATTGCGAAAGCTGCCGGGGCAACTGTCATTGGAATTGCCAGTACAGAAGAGAAACGCAGGAAAGTAATTGAAAAAGGTGCAGACGAAGTGTTTGACTCTACCGGTGATTGGCAAGCGGATGTCATGAAATGGACAGATGGAAGAGGAGTCAGCATCGTTTTTGACTCGGTTGGCGCTCCTACAATGAGGCGGAGCCTCAATACATTGGAGATGAATGGCAAACTGGTTCTTTCAGGTGCCACAGGTGGGGACAATCCGGATCTCAGTATTCGTGAGATTTATCAATGGCATAGAAAAATACTGGGAGCGCCTTTAGGAAATTGGGAAGATTTCTTACAAGTGACGGAATTGGTTTGGAAAGGGAAATTAAAGCCGAGCATTCATTCGGTCTATCCGTTGGATGAAATTGCAGAAGCCCAGATTGCTTTGGAAAAAAGGCGACACTTTGGAAAAATCGTCATCAAAGTAAGCCCTAATTAA